The Chitinophaga pinensis DSM 2588 region TGTTGCTTGATTTTACCGGGCCTGCGGATGTATTTACCAATGCTGACAGGTTTTTACAGGCCAGGGGCGCCAACGAGGGATATGAGGTAAGGGTAGTAGCCCCCACCTATGATAAAAGAGTGACCACTTCCGCCGGTATTGAGGTGAATTGTCTATACTGCGCAATGGATATACAGACGCCAATTGATACGCTGATCGTTGCGGGAGATGACTACTGCCAGTTAACGATTGATGAGTTTACGCCGTTTTACGAGTGGTTATCGGGTATTAATGAACAGAATACCCGTCGGATAGGGTCGGTTTGTGCCGGCACTTTTGCCCTGGCAAAAGCGGGGCTGTTGGATGGCCGGAAGGCGACTACACACTGGGAGGTAGCGGAAAAATTAAAAGCACAGTATCCGTCGATAGATGTACATGGGAATGCGTTTTTTATCCAGGATGGTCATGTGTATACATCGGCTGGTGTGTCTTCGGGAATAGATCTTTCCCTTGCGCTTGTTGAGGAAGACTATGGAAAAGAGATTGCTGTGGGGGTGGCACGCCAGCTGGTGTTTTATCTGAGGAGGCCGGGTGTGCAGGCACAATTTGGCAACCTGCTTCCTGTTTATGACAATACCAACATCGGACAAAAGCTGAAGCTCTGGCTGAATGAACGGCTTCATGAGCCTGTAGATCTTAACAAGATCGCTGAGAACTTCAACATGAGCGTCCGTAATCTGACGCGTGTATTGCAAAAGCATACCGGTATGCCTCCTGCAAAATTTATAGAAAAACTGCGGGTAGAGAAGGCCCGCGTATTTCTTGAGGATACAGATATGCTGCTGGAGCGGATTGTTGAGCAATGTGGGTTCGGTAATCTGATCACCATGCGACGTATATTTCTGCGGCAACTTGCTATCACTCCTTCAGACTACCGCCGCGCTTTTCGTACTTCATTGAAAGATACCGGCGAACACGAACTGTTTCCTGTTTAATGCGCAGCTTATAATGTTGGTGACAAGACCTGCCTGTTATTGATATGCACGGATACCTGTGTGTGCAGAAGACTATTTGCCTTTCCTATTGTTTCTGAAATAAAATCTCAATACATGTATTTCGTTTTGTTAGTACTGCATTCGCTACTCCGGTGGCTGATGTTGGGAAGTCTTTGCTATGCCATTTACACTGCCTGGCGCGGTGTGAGCCAGCGGCTGCCCTTTACGGAAAGGGCTAATGCGATCCGCAACTGGACGACAACCATTTCTCATATCCAACTGGTCATCGGAATGACGATTTATATGCTAAGTCCGCTGGTAAACATGAAAATCACCGGTATGCAGGTGGCGCCATTCGGTGATTATACTTTCTTCAGATACGTGCATATCTCTCTTATGATCCTCGTTATTGTGCTGATAACTATCGGGTCGGCGAGGGCAAAGAGAATTGCAGGAGATCAGGAAAAGTATCAGGTGATATTAAGATGGTTTCTGATGGCATTGGCCGTCCTATTAATTGCTATCCCATGGCCGTTTTCTCCTCTTGCGCAACGACCCTGGCTACGTTTTCTTCACATTTAAGCAATCCGCATGGAATCTTTCTTTAAAACATCTTTAGGCCGTCTCAGGCTTGTAAGTTATATGGAGGGTATATCGTTGCTGCTACTGGCCGGTATTGCTGTTCCGCTGAAATATTGGGCAGGTGATCCGGTTTTAGTCCGCATCATAGGACCGGTACACGGCATATTGTTTCTCGTGTTTATTGTGCTGACCCTGAGTGTCGGGGTGGAGCGGCAATGGAGCTTCACAAAGACAACAGTCAGGATTTTAATCTCCTGTGTCATCCCGTTCGCAACATTCTACGTTGACAAACATATACTAAAAAAGGAAGCGGAGGCAGCATCAAAAAATAAATAAATGAAACAACATTGGTTAAAGCGAATACTGTTAACAGCAGCGGTGTTAATGGTGAGTATATATTGTGCGCAGGCGCAGGTAAAGGGAAAAGCTTTCTTTTCACTGGACTCCGCAGCCGGCTTATTGACATGCTGTTTAATACTGCTGGCGGTAATACTGCAATTAGCATTGTATATGAAGTATCGTTTGCAGAGTGTGTTCAGGTTCCGTAAAGTAAGACGTCAGCAATCTTCACATGAAAGCATTACGGGGCATGTCAGCCAATTGAACCGTCATCAGCTGGGGGTATTGCTGCAGCTTAAACAGCGGACTAAAATTAATATGCTGGTATTGGTTGCGCTGGGATGTAGTCTGTCTAGCCAGGCGCAGGATCTTAAACCGACTAAATTAATGAATCAGACAGGTATTCTGATCACCATCATATTGATATTAATTCCGGTGCTGGTCGGCATAGCGTTGATGATTTTCAAACTGAGGAGGGTGATTGATAATTACCGCCGTAAAGTATACCGGGAGGACGCCGGCCAGCTGGCGGCTTATCTGGAAAACCTGCATGATTCGGAGATGCTGGATGAATTATCACAACGTAAAACAGCGCTCGATTATTCATTGAATCATGAAGAACTGGCAGGGACGCAAGCTGCCGATGATCACAAAGGTTTGTTGAGTGAAGTCAGTAATGAAAATAGCATCAATTTCATTACACGTAAAAAAGCGTCGGCAGCACGTCCGCCTGTTGATCCTGCATTGGGGAAACTGGTATGCTGGTTTCTGGGTACTGCCACCTTCTGGCTTTTGTTTGGGACAACAGTCGGTGAGTATGTCGGGATAAAATTTATCAGTCCTGACGTAGATCATGTAAGCTGGCTGAGTTTTGGCAGATTGCGGCCGGTACATACCAATGCTGTTTTCTGGGGATGGGCATCACTGGCCATGCTGGGCTTGGGTTATTATGTTGTTCCGAGAGTTAGTAATACGTCAATTGCCAGTCTGAAGAAAGGATGGTATACGCTTATCCTTGTAAACGCTGCTGTCGTATCGGGTTCCATCTGCCTGATGGCAGGCATCAATAATGCGGGAGGAGAATACAGGGAATACATATGGCCGGTGATGGCATTGTTTGCCGGCGGTTTGTGTATTACGCTTGTGAACTTCCTGCAGACGATTGCCAGAAGGACGTCCAGGGAAATTTATATATCTAACTGGTACATTGTTTCAGCAGTCATATTTGCGATCGTCATTGTATTGGTGGCATATTTACCTTTCTGGCAGGACGGTCTCGGAGAAACGATTATTCAGGGGTATTATATGCATCAGGGCGTGGGCATGTGGTTTATGCTCTTTATGTTAGGTGTTACTTATTACTTCCTGCCACAGCAGCTCAATCGTCCTATCTATTCTTATAGTCTGGGTATACTGGCTTTCTGGTCACAGATTATTTTCTATACGGTGATCGGTACGCATCATTTTGTGTTCAGTTCTATTCCCTGGTGGCTGCAGACAGTCGCAATTGTTGGCAGTGCCGGTATGCTGATTCCGGTAACGTCAGGGAGTACTAACTTTTTCATGACTTTCCGTAAGGAATGGCATAAACTGGCCAGTAGTTATACACTTCCTTTCTTCCTGGTGGGCCTGGTGTTTTATTTCACCGGCTCTATGCAGGGCACTGCGGAAGCATTCCGTTATACCAACCTGATATGGCATTTTACAGACTTTACAGTAGCGCATTCGCACATTACAATGTATGGTATTATCACGTTTTTGCTGTGGGCGGCTATCTATACGGTTGTGCCTAGATTAACCGGCAAAGAACCACCCCAGGTGGCTGTAGGTATTCATTTCTGGATGGCGCTGATCGGACTGTTATTCTATACTGTTCCCTTGATGTATGGCGCTACATACAGGGGGATCATGTGGCAATCCGGTAAACCATTTATAGATAGTGTGGTATTTATGGCGCCGTACTGGCTATGGCGCGCAATAGGCGGCAGCCTTATGTGGACCGCACACCTTGTGTTTGCCTACAACATGTATAAGATGTTGCAGGCAAGTGCCGCCCCCGATATAAAAGACGCCGCTTTGAAAAAATTAAGTGAGCAGTATTTAAATGGCTCCATTTCATTTCCGATTCAATAAACGCTATGGAACTGTTCGATAATCATAAGACACTATACAGCACGGCATTGGGATTGTTTTTAGTGCTCACCCTCGGTGTGGCCATATTACCTGCCATTTCAAATGAGCAGAACAATGCGCCGTTACCAGATGCACCGGTGCTCAGCGAAGATGCTGTAAAAGGAAAGGCTTTGTTTGTGGCAAACGGATGTGTGGCCTGTCATACGCAACAGGTGCGCAATGTAGAAATGGACAAGATATGGGGCGGGCGACCGGGTATTGCGGCCGATTATGCTGATAACCATCGTACCGACCTGTTACATAATACGGCTACATTAATGGGCACGGAACGTACAGGACCGGATCTCACAAATGTAGGCAAGCGTCAACCTTCCCGGGACTGGCAGCTGGTACATCTTTTTAATCCGAGGACGGTTGTAGAGCAGTCAATCATGCCCGCTTACAGCTGGTTATTTACAATCAAAGATTCAGTACAGGAAGGGGATGTAGTGGTGAATGTGCCGGAGGCATTCCTAACGTCAACACATCAGAAAGTAGTGGCTACCAGAGAGGCATTACAGTTAGTAGCGTATCTGCAATCCTTACAACAGGTGCAGCTACCAGATGGAAAGAATCCGTTGTTTCTCTATAAACGGGAGCAGGTGGCAGGCAATAAAGAGGGTGCTGTGGAGGAATTCGATGGGGCCGCATTATACGCTAATAATTGCCAGAGTTGCCATCAGCCCAATGGTGAAGGTCTGAAAGGTGCATTCCCGCCCTTAAAAGGCAGTAAAATAGTCTTAAATGACGATCCTGAGTTAATGGTGGATATCATCATGAATGGTTATAGTGGCAGGGTACAGGAAGGCTTCGGGGAAATGCCGGCTGTTGGTACACTGAACAAATTAAGCGCCGGCGAAGTGGCGGCTATTATGAATCATGAAAGAAGTTCGTGGGGGAATAACGGTCGTAAAGTAACCGAAGCGCAAGTGAAAGCTATCATGGAAAAGGTAAAAAAGTAATAAAACTGATATGAAAAGAACTTGCCTCTTTATGGTGATGCTGTTTTCCAGTTACGCAGCGCTGGCATGTCCGGCATGTGAAAAGCAGCAGCCAAAAATATTACGGGGAATCACCCATGGAACAGGACCTGAAAGCCAATGGGACTATGTGATTATTGTAGTGACGGTGGTGTTTGTATTAATAACCTTGTTTTTGTCTGTCAAATGGCTGATTCGTCCTGATGAGTCTATGCAGGGGCATATTAAAACAAGTATCATAAATCATTGATCATATGAAAGATCATAGTACCGTCTTCATCTTTATCGATGATGATACAACACCGGCTGCAGCGTTACAGACGCCAGTACAGTTTAAACTTGATACCAACAAACTGACCGACGGCATACATACCCTGAAAATTGTGAGTAAGGATCCTGCAGGTAAAGAAGGTATCAGGGTGATACCTTTTGAAGTGCGTAACGGACCTGCCGTTGCGGTAGAAGGGATTAAAGAGAATGCTGTCGTCGATGGTATCGTGCCATTAATGATCAATGCATATGGGAAAGGTGATCAGCAATCTTTTATCATAACGGGAAGCGAGACGCCACAGAGTATCCCTTTCTGGATATATGTGCTGATCATCAGCTTCGGCGCCTGGGCAATGTACTATCTGATTACTTCTGTTGCAGTAAAGCTTGTGTAAAGAACGATAGCGTAGTTGTGTTGAATTATAGTTAAATCATGGTCTAGCCCGATAGATACATTGAATGACTCAGCCCGAAACCGGGCAGGTTCTCCTGCCTGGTGTTATTTTACAGCTGGTATAGCGGATGTGCAGGTGAACAGTGTAGGGGGATTTTATTTGAGGTTTTAGAAACAGATTATGTTAAAGAAAGTCTTTTTTTCGACGAGGACGATGGGGGTGTTGCTGATCGTATTTGCTTTTGCAATGGCATGGGCAACATTCATTGAGAATGATTTCGGCACACCGGCAGCAAAGGAGCTCGTGTATAATTCCTGGTGGTTTGAATGGGTGATGATTTTGCTGGTGGTTAACTTTTTGGGCAATATTGTGCGATATAAACTTTATAGAAGCAATAAGTGGTCTTTGCTCGTTTTTCATATTGCCTTTTTGTTTATGTTCCTGGGAGGGGCGGTTACCCGTTATCTGAGCTTTGAAGGAACTATGCATATTCGCGAAGGGCAGCTGGAGAATAAGGTTATTTCTGAAGCGACCTTTTTTAAGACGCAGATATCCAGGGGGAATCAGACACAGGAATATCCTTTCACGAAAGCCGCGTTTCTACCTGCGAACACACCGGGCGTCTTTAGCTTGTTTCGGCGTCCTTTTAAAGCGACTTATGATTTTTACGGTGAGAAAGTCACAATGCGTATGCTGGATTTTATTCCGAGAGCGCAGGATTCTGTAATGGCGGCTGCCGGAGCTTCAATGTTGCTGCACCTGGTCACGATAGAGGATGGTAGTCGCAAGAACATTTATATACCAGCAGGGGAAAGCAGGACTTTGCAGGGCGTGGATGTTGGATTTGAAAAAGCTGTGCCAGATGGTATAGCGATAAGTATGAACAGCGGGCGCTTATCCATTCAATCAGCACTGGCTGCACGTTATCGGGTGATGGCTACGGGACAGACTGATTCTGTCAGTATGGTCAACTGGAAGGACGCGTTTCATTTACGCGCCTTGTATAATTTTAGTACAGGATTGTTATTGGTCGTGCCGGAAATGCCGCGTAAGGGCAGGATTGTATATTATGAAGGGGATCTGAAGAAAAATACAGCTGATCCGGATCTGACAGTGATGGAAATTGGTGTCAGGGACGCGCGTGATACCGTTTCGTTTTATGGTGGCAGGGGATTTACCGGTTTTCAGACGAGTGTTGTATTGAAGGATATGAGGATTGACATGGGATATGGTTCCCGGTATTATTATACGCCGTTTTATATCCACCTTGATAAATTCAAGCTTGGAAAATATCCTGGTAGTAATGCACCTTCTTCATTTTCTTCGGAGGTGACAGTCAATGATGCTGGTCGTCT contains the following coding sequences:
- a CDS encoding GlxA family transcriptional regulator, giving the protein MNVSKDNGNAAGQRKLVVIVAMTRHMLLDFTGPADVFTNADRFLQARGANEGYEVRVVAPTYDKRVTTSAGIEVNCLYCAMDIQTPIDTLIVAGDDYCQLTIDEFTPFYEWLSGINEQNTRRIGSVCAGTFALAKAGLLDGRKATTHWEVAEKLKAQYPSIDVHGNAFFIQDGHVYTSAGVSSGIDLSLALVEEDYGKEIAVGVARQLVFYLRRPGVQAQFGNLLPVYDNTNIGQKLKLWLNERLHEPVDLNKIAENFNMSVRNLTRVLQKHTGMPPAKFIEKLRVEKARVFLEDTDMLLERIVEQCGFGNLITMRRIFLRQLAITPSDYRRAFRTSLKDTGEHELFPV
- a CDS encoding DUF3817 domain-containing protein — its product is MESFFKTSLGRLRLVSYMEGISLLLLAGIAVPLKYWAGDPVLVRIIGPVHGILFLVFIVLTLSVGVERQWSFTKTTVRILISCVIPFATFYVDKHILKKEAEAASKNK
- a CDS encoding cbb3-type cytochrome c oxidase subunit I; the protein is MKQHWLKRILLTAAVLMVSIYCAQAQVKGKAFFSLDSAAGLLTCCLILLAVILQLALYMKYRLQSVFRFRKVRRQQSSHESITGHVSQLNRHQLGVLLQLKQRTKINMLVLVALGCSLSSQAQDLKPTKLMNQTGILITIILILIPVLVGIALMIFKLRRVIDNYRRKVYREDAGQLAAYLENLHDSEMLDELSQRKTALDYSLNHEELAGTQAADDHKGLLSEVSNENSINFITRKKASAARPPVDPALGKLVCWFLGTATFWLLFGTTVGEYVGIKFISPDVDHVSWLSFGRLRPVHTNAVFWGWASLAMLGLGYYVVPRVSNTSIASLKKGWYTLILVNAAVVSGSICLMAGINNAGGEYREYIWPVMALFAGGLCITLVNFLQTIARRTSREIYISNWYIVSAVIFAIVIVLVAYLPFWQDGLGETIIQGYYMHQGVGMWFMLFMLGVTYYFLPQQLNRPIYSYSLGILAFWSQIIFYTVIGTHHFVFSSIPWWLQTVAIVGSAGMLIPVTSGSTNFFMTFRKEWHKLASSYTLPFFLVGLVFYFTGSMQGTAEAFRYTNLIWHFTDFTVAHSHITMYGIITFLLWAAIYTVVPRLTGKEPPQVAVGIHFWMALIGLLFYTVPLMYGATYRGIMWQSGKPFIDSVVFMAPYWLWRAIGGSLMWTAHLVFAYNMYKMLQASAAPDIKDAALKKLSEQYLNGSISFPIQ
- a CDS encoding cytochrome c, coding for MELFDNHKTLYSTALGLFLVLTLGVAILPAISNEQNNAPLPDAPVLSEDAVKGKALFVANGCVACHTQQVRNVEMDKIWGGRPGIAADYADNHRTDLLHNTATLMGTERTGPDLTNVGKRQPSRDWQLVHLFNPRTVVEQSIMPAYSWLFTIKDSVQEGDVVVNVPEAFLTSTHQKVVATREALQLVAYLQSLQQVQLPDGKNPLFLYKREQVAGNKEGAVEEFDGAALYANNCQSCHQPNGEGLKGAFPPLKGSKIVLNDDPELMVDIIMNGYSGRVQEGFGEMPAVGTLNKLSAGEVAAIMNHERSSWGNNGRKVTEAQVKAIMEKVKK